One segment of Mastomys coucha isolate ucsf_1 unplaced genomic scaffold, UCSF_Mcou_1 pScaffold23, whole genome shotgun sequence DNA contains the following:
- the Pate2 gene encoding prostate and testis expressed protein 2 isoform X1 — translation MPPTSGSALLCCPGGVQGPLSKVSSVFQVYQASAGVLTELEEADRGTMCYKCKKYHLGLCYEVMTSCTLKHRQSCAAENFYILTNKGQSMYHYSRLSCMTNCEDINFLSFESRTELICCKHSSYCNLPMGL, via the exons ATGCCCCCAacatcagggtcagctctcctgtgctgcccaggtggTGTGCAGGGCCCGCTCTCCAAAGTGAGCAGTGTGTTCCAAGTGTACCAAGCTTCAGCAG GTGTCCTTACTGAGCTTGAAGAAG CAGATCGTGGAACAATGTGttataaatgtaagaaatatCATCTTGGGTTATGCTATGAAGTCATGACATCCTGCACACTGAAGCACAGACAGTCCTGTGCTGCTGAGAACTTTTACATACTCACAAACAAAG GGCAGAGCATGTATCATTATTCAAGACTGTCATGTATGACCAACTGTGAGGACATCAACTTCCTGAGCTTTGAAAGCAGGACAGAGCTAATTTGTTGTAAGCACAGTAGCTATTGCAACCTCCCAATGGGACTCTAA
- the Pate2 gene encoding prostate and testis expressed protein 2 isoform X2: MPPTSGSALLCCPGGVQGPLSKVSSVFQVYQASAGVLTELEEDRGTMCYKCKKYHLGLCYEVMTSCTLKHRQSCAAENFYILTNKGQSMYHYSRLSCMTNCEDINFLSFESRTELICCKHSSYCNLPMGL, translated from the exons ATGCCCCCAacatcagggtcagctctcctgtgctgcccaggtggTGTGCAGGGCCCGCTCTCCAAAGTGAGCAGTGTGTTCCAAGTGTACCAAGCTTCAGCAG GTGTCCTTACTGAGCTTGAAGAAG ATCGTGGAACAATGTGttataaatgtaagaaatatCATCTTGGGTTATGCTATGAAGTCATGACATCCTGCACACTGAAGCACAGACAGTCCTGTGCTGCTGAGAACTTTTACATACTCACAAACAAAG GGCAGAGCATGTATCATTATTCAAGACTGTCATGTATGACCAACTGTGAGGACATCAACTTCCTGAGCTTTGAAAGCAGGACAGAGCTAATTTGTTGTAAGCACAGTAGCTATTGCAACCTCCCAATGGGACTCTAA